From one Labeo rohita strain BAU-BD-2019 chromosome 8, IGBB_LRoh.1.0, whole genome shotgun sequence genomic stretch:
- the cabp1a gene encoding calcium-binding protein 1a isoform X2 has product MATVTGLDTPLVKGFLLMDPSPEELHFLDGLYFINRELRPEEIDELREAFKEFDKDKDGFISCKDLGNCMRTMGYMPTEMELIELSQQINMNLGGHVDFEDFVGLMGPKLLAETADMIGIKELRNAFKEFDTNGDGEISTGELREAMRKLLGQQVGHRDLEDILRDIDLNGDGRVDFEEFVRMVSR; this is encoded by the exons ATGGCCACTGTCACTGGTTTGGATACACCACTGGTTAAAGGTTTTCTGTTAATGGATCCATCTCCAGAAGAACTTCATTTCCTGGATGGCCTGTATTTTATT AATCGAGAGTTGAGACCAGAGGAGATCGATG AGTTGCGAGAAGCGTTTAAGGAGTTTGATAAAGATAAAGATGGCTTTATCAGCTGTAAAGACCTGGGGAACTGCATGAGAACTATGGGCTACATGCCCACCGAGATGGAACTAATAGAACTGAGCCAACAAATCAACATGAACT TAGGTGGCCATGTGGATTTCGAGGATTTTGTAGGGTTGATGGGACCTAAACTCCTAGCAGAGACAGCAGACATGATTGGCATTAAAGAGCTGAGAAATGCCTTCAAAGAG TTTGACACAAATGGAGATGGTGAAATAAGCACAGGAGAGCTAAGGGAAGCTATGAGGAAACTGCTGGGACAACAG GTTGGTCATCGAGACCTAGAGGACATACTGAGAGACATTGACTTGAATGGAGACGGCCGAGTAGATTTTGAAG AGTTTGTGCGAATGGTGTCCCGCTGA